The window ATTACACCGATCTTCATCGTCAACAACCTCAGGCGATGCGTGGGTCTGGATTTTCCAGGACGCTGTCTGTCTGTTCAGCGCGGAATTTTTTCAGCACCGCATGGAAGTGCGGGTGCTTGGCGCCGAGAATGCTCGCCGAGAGCAGCGCTGCGTTGATCGCGCCCGCTTTGCCGATGGCCAGGGTGGCAACCGGAATGCCCGCGGGCATCTGCACGATAGACAGCAGCGAATCGACGCCCGAGAGCATCGACGACTGCACCGGCACGCCCAGTACCGGCAGGTGGGTCTTGGCCGCACACATGCCTGGCAAGTGGGCCGCGCCGCCGGCACCGGCGATGATCACCTCGATGCCACGCGCCTCAGCCTCTTCGGCGTACTGGAAGAGCAGGTCCGGGGTGCGGTGGGCAGAGACCACTTTCACCTCGTAAGGAATGCCGAGCTTTTCCAGCATATCGGCGGTGTGGCTAAGGGTGGACCAATCGGACTTGGAGCCCATGATCACGCCAACCAGTGCGCTCATCGTCGTGCCTCTTCTCTCTGGGCGCCCGCAGGCGCGTCAAAAAACAACAAGCCACGCAATATGCGTGGCTTGATTGTACGAATTATGGCCGGACGAACCGGCCGAAGGCCGCGCAGTATACCTCAATGAGGCAGATAAACAGCCCC of the Pseudomonas frederiksbergensis genome contains:
- the purE gene encoding 5-(carboxyamino)imidazole ribonucleotide mutase: MSALVGVIMGSKSDWSTLSHTADMLEKLGIPYEVKVVSAHRTPDLLFQYAEEAEARGIEVIIAGAGGAAHLPGMCAAKTHLPVLGVPVQSSMLSGVDSLLSIVQMPAGIPVATLAIGKAGAINAALLSASILGAKHPHFHAVLKKFRAEQTDSVLENPDPRIA